From the genome of Scytonema hofmannii PCC 7110, one region includes:
- a CDS encoding vWA domain-containing protein, whose translation MLKKFIDLFSTIASSIRNNKLDPHVRRSSPPTSYPLLPILYFLLPIPYSLFPTPTLAANGSVEILNNYKTDGDRVILKVRVLDLENQPVSGLNRENFQIKTVDEQGKEATFPVDKVVSPELSQPDPANIIILLDMSGSMQQRDATKVRKLNGATKAIREILQQLRKENLPYQIALVPFGFSDSKKTCPIVYDVSENIIRNSFRDIKDINLDSQIDELANQNVCAATNLYQPVEEAVKFLGTQGNSLQTQEKTDSRLAVILLSDGYHVIERSREQQQFESLRDVLQKYSTKVTVHTLGYGETLQQLRDRTKCRLKDTELTVNKVSATCKLPNLTSEEFIFEAMQLITETDNQYASPSTDINTFIVDEQRLNDIAKATGGLYKFSTNSQDIANSLINFFKTLREYEVTYQQKDAKQATQYKTIVTVFSQERNFDFSSLEKLIRLNNIGFQAELSLHDYLLVLASTFGFAIIWFLIFWWWSRQLRSESERVINNYSDSHTHEVQEERINRR comes from the coding sequence ATGCTGAAAAAGTTTATCGATTTGTTTTCTACGATCGCTTCCTCGATCCGCAATAACAAGCTAGATCCCCACGTGCGGCGATCGTCACCCCCTACCTCCTACCCCCTACTCCCTATTCTTTACTTCCTACTCCCTATTCCCTACTCCCTATTCCCTACTCCCACACTAGCTGCTAATGGTTCTGTAGAAATTCTCAATAATTACAAAACCGATGGCGATCGCGTGATTTTAAAAGTCAGAGTACTAGACTTAGAAAATCAGCCTGTTTCCGGTCTTAATCGCGAGAATTTTCAAATAAAAACCGTTGACGAGCAGGGAAAAGAAGCGACTTTTCCTGTAGATAAAGTCGTCTCACCAGAACTTTCCCAACCCGATCCTGCCAATATTATTATTTTATTAGATATGAGTGGTAGCATGCAGCAAAGAGATGCTACCAAAGTTAGAAAACTCAATGGAGCGACCAAAGCAATACGAGAGATTTTACAACAACTCAGAAAGGAAAACTTACCTTATCAAATAGCTCTTGTACCCTTTGGCTTTTCGGATTCTAAAAAAACGTGTCCTATTGTATATGATGTCAGCGAAAATATAATTAGAAACAGCTTTCGCGACATCAAAGATATCAATCTAGACAGTCAAATTGATGAACTAGCCAACCAGAATGTATGTGCTGCAACAAATCTTTATCAACCAGTTGAAGAAGCTGTAAAGTTTTTAGGGACTCAGGGAAACTCCCTACAAACTCAAGAAAAAACAGATTCTCGACTAGCAGTCATTTTACTATCTGATGGCTATCATGTGATTGAGCGTTCACGCGAACAGCAGCAGTTTGAGAGTTTAAGAGATGTTTTGCAAAAATATAGTACTAAAGTCACAGTTCACACTCTAGGCTATGGAGAGACTCTACAGCAATTGCGCGATCGCACCAAATGTCGCCTCAAAGATACTGAGTTAACAGTTAATAAAGTCAGCGCTACCTGTAAACTACCCAATCTGACATCTGAAGAATTTATCTTTGAAGCGATGCAATTAATTACAGAAACTGATAATCAGTATGCTTCTCCTTCTACCGATATCAATACATTTATTGTTGACGAGCAAAGACTCAATGATATTGCTAAAGCCACGGGAGGATTATATAAGTTTTCTACGAATTCTCAAGATATAGCAAATAGTTTAATTAACTTCTTTAAAACGCTTCGAGAATATGAAGTGACATATCAACAAAAAGATGCTAAACAAGCAACACAGTATAAAACTATAGTCACAGTTTTTTCTCAAGAAAGAAACTTTGATTTTTCTTCTCTAGAAAAGCTCATTCGACTGAATAACATTGGATTTCAAGCTGAACTTTCTTTGCACGATTATCTTCTTGTGTTAGCAAGCACTTTTGGTTTTGCTATTATATGGTTTCTTATCTTTTGGTGGTGGAGTCGCCAACTGAGATCTGAATCTGAAAGAGTTATCAACAATTACAGTGATTCCCACACTCATGAGGTACAAGAAGAAAGAATTAACCGCAGATAA